DNA from Plasmodium yoelii strain 17X genome assembly, chromosome: 13:
TTTTCTGTATTTTCGATTCGGCTTAACATTttacttaaccatatcataatgtattcAACAATATTGACGTTACTTTTTGCAACAGAATTAAACACAGAAGAATTCTCAAAGAATGCATCaagcaaatataaacatccagcattaattttGTTGAGATTATTATCACATTCGTTACTATTACAATACCTTTTAAAATGTTCTTCATTCATAGTAAATTGATAGTTTCTACTACTGTCTAATCTATCGGAAAACGAGTTCCTTACAGAAAGGAGTATTCCACACTAAGAAagtatttaaaaacaattaacaAAAACGCgagttattaaaataaagtttaatgatatttatatataatacaatatcaaaaaatgtaaaggaaattattattaaaaaatgcatataccacttcTTTATCCATTGTGAttaaatttcattttatatttgtaaattgagtagaatcatgctattttatataagCTGCCTCAAATATGTGATGCtaatactttaaccctatatataacaactgtctgtagttaaatatattataactttttaataattaaattattatacataataaaataatattattactaaagagAATTTACATTTATGTTTATCATAATTacctaaattaccttaaatagagagttgcttaatacattttagttaaatatatatataatgaattttatacaaaaaatgctGTTCTTACTAGAATCTGGTacaactttattataaaaatggatatacttttataaataatttaaagtatgtttgaacataggaaaagaatatatttatatcttctattttaatgatttcaattctaaaacttaaatactgtataaatctaaaaaataaaaaattatattattactataatccctaaaagtatataaatagtaattttttaaaatataataaatatttatatagttatttcaaatactatataccatgtttaattaaaattatattattttcgaattaagttgcattgttcccttttttaattgaatataaataattttaatattattttatttaatatagataactTTACAATCTATGTTAATGAgtccaataactttatttttattcttatataattaaatttagaaatataccttattagataattttataatatattttgcacatatttctcacggtttaaaacgacaacTAGCACTGGTCCCGTATTTATATGCTTAAATAAAACTTTTAATGCATATTGCTTTTAAAATGATACTTAGTagatattaattattaacatataaataactattgatgcaaatttttaagtataatataaaactatgcgTAATTAAATTGTTACATTTACATTTTAgataggagagataagggaattatacttttttaagacaaggatATAGCCATATTAAATTTACCTATTCTATATAGCTAATTATGTATTGTATTCCTTTAACATTAAAGCTTTCAATTCgtgtatacattaaaaatgccttataattattttctaaatatacagtttgcttttatattttataataaactatatttttaagaaaactatataattattaatattacttTGCTTGGTAGcgttaattctaatattatagcATTAAATCTTACTTAAATAagtgttataatatttcatatgatattttatacgtatattataatattatcaaatgtttaagaatatgtataatgaatttataccCATGTAATGTATCAAATTAACATAATACATTTGCtcgtatttaatattttatctattgttattactattgtGATGCTGATATAtcactgtatagtacaacgaaataattaatgcgcttaataaaaatactttaaatcagtgtataatatttcctcgtttcatagtttttaaattaaGTATTTTagaacatatattatttcgcaataacaatatatttaaattataaatttatagtttttatatacataataacctaataaaaatattattagttcaaattaattattacatactttttatatatacttttcattaatatataattgtatgcttcctaaatttaacatatttcaatattatttattggtataacattttactagtttatatgtataggcatataatataacgctattctatatatcatattatttataattattagaacaagctataatattaaattttattaatatacttatattttttcttttaactattttaaatatatttatacctcaaaactataaagtttaaaaattaatagttaataatttaatattatacctttatagaaaataaattaatgtatataaaaatatgtctataatttgaatttaaaatattaggataaaattatactatatataatcgaaagttaaaaggataatatgcatatatctataattttattttttattaatatgcatattcttattgattattaaaaatgttagatgcataaaacatcttttatagatatcgtTGTATTGTCGAATCCCGATCGATgttttatgaatctatattttatgattatctattatatattggtaatatggttaattaatcttaaaagcacacatattaatatgaagGTATTTTATAATGTAGGAAATTGTTCCAAATGAatctaattataatttatactataatatataatattattatacttttcGGCTATCaaaatacaatttaaattaaaacaaatgatacaaataataagttttactaaataaaatgttttatcaaataaagaaacatattatgttaTGCATAGTTCGATGTAACCacatattaacaaattttatataatgggaattatgatatagcaaatatctatattaatatatgcaatatagatattttttttaaccatattaaatcggcatgaacactcaattatatatattataacttataaaatatgttatgtaaCCCCTTTCAGATTAATGGAAGTACTCCTTTTGGGGGTACATATTTGGACTTCATCTCGATATTAAACATATGGGtatagtacatatatttaattattgttcaaattataaaaaattaaatacatgtaatacttaaccctaacccgaatatgggtttcACAAACACAACTTCAATCCTGAttcacaacataaaaactatataaaaattatgcaaaaactGTACAAacatataacattatatttaactggttatattatttaattattcttATAAACCACAAAATTATGGTCAAAATTACTTATTTCaaaatagacaatttcttaaaatatatcaaccaTTATTGCTATTTCTGAAATAGCCACttctcttcgaatcatatattaatggtCCATtccttctttattttttttagctttttccttaaatattgttttttagatcttttccgaaatccaaataacgaatactaatataaaatgttaagaaacgtatgatttgtttattattgtttccatatatataatgaaaaaaaaattttaattccttaattaccttataataaattcctataaaaaatgttattgcACCAAacatcaataaaaatataaaaaaatagtttattatCAACGAAGTTAATGATGTAAATCCATATTTTTGTGTATAAATCTTTGTTTTTATCGCTGGAAGAGATGAACTATCGTcatatttctttttaaaattatcataatcagttgataaagtatataatactttaatatataaacgatttttagtaatattagGATCTTTGATAGcttcttcatatttttcaacaaaCTTATTTGCATCTTCTGTGAAATCTAGCTTGTGTTCATCAGAGTTACTATACATATTACATAATGATGttaatgcatcatataatttagatataatgTTCTTATccatacttaaaaaataataatttctatCAATAAGATTcctataatttttataaccaGTAACA
Protein-coding regions in this window:
- a CDS encoding PIR protein, with protein sequence MTGYMCNNFRYVTTNFEYDSNDGKYKFKDDTNFKMYCTDGKCDKDTDKINAACLFFFNELFKNSDYFVSVAKSNINIVEYIMIWLSYTLNKTTNGEKNINEFYTKIIENGESYKKEIKGVTGYKNYRNLIDRNYYFLSMDKNIISKLYDALTSLCNMYSNSDEHKLDFTEDANKFVEKYEEAIKDPNITKNRLYIKVLYTLSTDYDNFKKKYDDSSSLPAIKTKIYTQKYGFTSLTSLIINYFFIFLLMFGAITFFIGIYYKYSLFGFRKRSKKQYLRKKLKKIKKEWTINI